In Dolichospermum flos-aquae CCAP 1403/13F, the following proteins share a genomic window:
- the sir gene encoding sulfite reductase, ferredoxin dependent, with the protein MVNTAASPATNRQPSKVEGIKENSNFLREPVATELLQDTTHFSEDAIQILKFHGSYQQDNRDNRIKGQEKDYQMMLRTKNPGGLVPPELYLALDKLADEYGNHTLRATTRQGFQLHGILKKNLKAAIATIVQNLGSTLGACGDINRNVMAPPAPFKNRSEYQYAWEYAQNIADLLSPQTGAYYEIWLDGEKAVSAQEHPDVKAARQTNGNGTILHDSVEPIYGTHYMPRKFKICVTVPGDNSVDLYSQDLTLVVITNKKGALAGFNIFAGGGLGRTHNKEETFARAADPIGYVAKADVYNLVKAIVATQRDYGDRTDRRHARLKYLINDWGVDKFRTQVEEYLGKPIEPFKPLIQFKYKDFLGWNEQGDGKLFLGISIDNGRVKDDGTFQLKTALRTIVEQFNLPIRLTGNQNLLFYDIAPEDKEAIQEILDKCGVVADPSQIAALTRYAMACPALPTCGLAITESERAIPGILERIRALLDKLGLQNQHFVIRMTGCPNGCARPYMAELGLVGSAVESYQVWLGGSPNQTRLAQPFVERLHHNDLESFLEPIFVFFKKSRTPKESFGDFCDRLGFDAIREFVADYTPGDPTSSGKSRHRISLRDDFYAQLKETAEKQERPMTDLVHEALEAYFQTL; encoded by the coding sequence ATGGTTAACACTGCTGCTTCTCCTGCGACCAATCGTCAGCCTTCTAAAGTCGAAGGTATCAAAGAAAATAGTAATTTTTTACGTGAACCTGTTGCCACTGAGCTACTTCAGGACACTACCCACTTTAGTGAAGACGCAATTCAGATTCTCAAGTTTCACGGTTCTTATCAACAGGATAACCGTGATAACCGCATCAAGGGTCAGGAAAAAGATTACCAAATGATGCTGCGGACAAAAAATCCCGGTGGTTTAGTACCCCCTGAGCTTTATTTGGCTTTGGACAAACTGGCTGATGAATATGGTAATCATACCCTCAGAGCTACTACTCGCCAAGGCTTTCAGCTACATGGTATCTTAAAAAAGAACCTGAAAGCGGCGATCGCTACAATTGTTCAAAATCTTGGTTCAACCTTGGGCGCTTGTGGTGACATTAACCGCAACGTTATGGCTCCTCCAGCCCCCTTTAAAAATCGCTCAGAATATCAGTATGCTTGGGAATATGCCCAAAATATCGCTGATTTACTTTCTCCCCAAACCGGTGCTTATTATGAAATTTGGTTAGATGGGGAAAAAGCCGTTAGCGCTCAAGAACATCCAGATGTCAAAGCAGCCCGACAAACCAACGGTAATGGTACTATTCTTCATGATTCCGTAGAACCCATCTATGGAACTCACTATATGCCCCGCAAATTCAAAATTTGTGTCACAGTTCCTGGTGATAATTCTGTTGATTTATATTCCCAAGATTTGACGTTGGTAGTGATTACCAATAAAAAAGGTGCATTAGCAGGATTTAATATTTTTGCTGGTGGTGGTCTGGGGAGAACCCATAATAAAGAAGAAACCTTTGCCAGAGCCGCTGACCCCATTGGCTATGTAGCCAAAGCTGATGTATATAATCTTGTAAAAGCTATAGTTGCGACACAACGAGATTATGGCGATCGCACGGACAGACGACACGCGAGGTTAAAATACTTAATTAATGATTGGGGTGTAGATAAATTCCGCACTCAAGTCGAAGAATATCTTGGTAAACCCATCGAACCTTTTAAACCTCTGATCCAGTTTAAATATAAAGACTTTTTGGGCTGGAATGAACAAGGCGATGGTAAACTCTTTCTGGGTATTTCCATTGATAACGGGCGTGTGAAAGATGACGGAACATTCCAACTAAAAACCGCTTTGCGGACAATTGTTGAACAATTTAACCTGCCTATTCGGCTCACAGGTAATCAAAATCTGCTATTTTACGATATTGCGCCTGAAGATAAAGAAGCAATTCAAGAGATTCTGGATAAATGTGGCGTTGTTGCTGATCCTAGCCAAATAGCAGCATTAACCCGCTATGCTATGGCTTGTCCGGCTTTACCTACTTGCGGTTTAGCAATCACAGAATCGGAAAGAGCCATTCCTGGAATTTTAGAACGAATTCGGGCTTTATTAGATAAATTGGGTTTACAAAATCAGCATTTTGTGATTAGAATGACCGGTTGCCCTAACGGTTGCGCTCGTCCTTATATGGCAGAATTGGGTTTGGTGGGTAGCGCTGTGGAATCTTATCAAGTATGGTTGGGTGGTTCACCAAATCAAACTCGGTTAGCGCAACCTTTTGTGGAAAGACTGCACCACAATGATCTTGAAAGTTTTCTAGAACCGATTTTTGTCTTCTTTAAAAAGTCGCGGACACCGAAAGAAAGTTTTGGGGATTTTTGCGACAGATTGGGTTTTGATGCAATTAGGGAATTTGTGGCTGATTACACACCAGGAGATCCTACCAGCAGCGGTAAATCCCGTCACCGCATCAGTCTGCGGGATGATTTTTACGCGCAACTCAAGGAAACGGCGGAAAAGCAAGAACGACCGATGACTGATTTGGTACATGAGGCTTTGGAGGCTTATTTCCAAACTCTGTAG
- a CDS encoding DUF6883 domain-containing protein: MKIPNSYRAVIEPSKLTEYLLNTEHKRGGTKAKLLLQFGYSPDNWQQLESDIRKFHLTVDVNLIKETAYGTRYEISANLFTPINRPLLVKTVWQIDTGQDFPRLITLFPD; this comes from the coding sequence ATGAAAATTCCAAATAGCTATCGCGCAGTAATCGAACCATCCAAGCTGACTGAGTATTTACTAAATACTGAACATAAACGTGGTGGGACAAAAGCGAAATTACTACTCCAATTTGGCTATTCTCCCGACAACTGGCAACAGCTAGAATCAGATATACGTAAGTTTCATTTAACGGTAGATGTTAATCTGATTAAAGAAACTGCTTATGGTACAAGATATGAAATTAGTGCGAATCTATTTACTCCTATCAATAGACCACTTCTTGTCAAGACAGTTTGGCAAATAGATACAGGTCAAGATTTTCCGCGATTGATCACTTTATTTCCCGATTAA
- a CDS encoding DUF4926 domain-containing protein has protein sequence MNFTLYSDVILLRDLPEENVYAGDIGTVVEQHNVPGLETGYSVEFFDMLGNTVAIVTLPMSYFRLPNSTDRPAVRLMTHAA, from the coding sequence ATGAATTTTACCCTTTACTCAGATGTAATTTTATTGCGTGATCTTCCCGAAGAAAATGTATATGCTGGGGACATTGGCACAGTAGTTGAACAACATAATGTTCCCGGACTAGAAACAGGCTACAGCGTTGAATTTTTCGATATGCTGGGCAATACTGTGGCGATTGTCACATTGCCAATGAGTTATTTTCGCTTACCAAATAGTACAGATAGACCCGCAGTTAGGCTGATGACTCATGCTGCCTAG
- the miaB gene encoding tRNA (N6-isopentenyl adenosine(37)-C2)-methylthiotransferase MiaB — MTTKRNYHIITFGCQMNKADSERMAGILEDMGFEWSEDPNQADLILYNTCTIRDNAEQKVYSYLGRQAKRKQEEPDLTLIVAGCVAQQEGAALLRRVPELDLVMGPQHANRLKDLLESVFAGNQVVATEEVHIFEDITQPRRDSQVTAWVNIIYGCNERCTYCVVPNVRGVEQSRTPEAVRSEIEQLARQGYKEITLLGQNIDAYGRDLPGSTPEGRHLHTLTDLLYYVHDVPGIERIRFATSHPRYFTERLIKACADLPKVCEHFHIPFQSGDNELLKAMSRGYTHEKYRRIIDTIRGYMPDASISADAIVGFPGETETQFENTLKLVEDIGFDLVNTAAYSPRPGTPAALWDNQLSEEVKSDRLQRLNHLVNIKAAERSQRYFGRIEEVLVEAQNTKDTNQVMGRTGGNRLTFFTGDINELKGQIVKVKITEVRAFSLTGEVVEVRQPVTV, encoded by the coding sequence ATGACCACTAAACGCAATTACCACATTATTACCTTCGGTTGCCAAATGAATAAGGCCGACTCTGAGCGCATGGCTGGCATCTTAGAGGACATGGGCTTTGAGTGGTCAGAAGACCCAAATCAGGCAGATTTAATCCTTTACAACACCTGCACCATTCGGGATAATGCGGAACAAAAGGTATATTCTTATTTAGGTAGACAGGCCAAACGCAAGCAGGAAGAACCTGATTTAACTTTGATTGTTGCTGGTTGTGTTGCCCAACAAGAAGGGGCAGCTTTACTGCGACGGGTGCCAGAATTAGATTTAGTCATGGGACCACAACACGCTAACCGTCTGAAAGATTTGCTAGAGTCGGTTTTTGCAGGTAATCAAGTTGTCGCTACTGAAGAAGTTCACATTTTTGAAGATATCACCCAACCGCGTCGGGATAGTCAAGTCACAGCTTGGGTAAATATCATTTATGGCTGTAACGAACGTTGTACTTATTGTGTAGTTCCTAACGTTCGTGGTGTGGAACAGTCCCGCACACCAGAAGCGGTTCGATCCGAAATTGAACAGTTAGCGAGACAAGGGTACAAAGAGATTACGCTCTTGGGTCAAAATATTGACGCTTATGGACGAGATTTACCCGGTTCTACTCCCGAAGGTCGTCACCTGCACACATTGACAGATTTACTTTATTATGTACATGATGTACCGGGCATTGAACGCATTAGATTTGCCACGAGTCATCCGCGTTATTTTACAGAAAGATTAATTAAAGCTTGTGCAGATTTGCCCAAGGTATGCGAACATTTCCATATTCCCTTTCAGTCTGGTGACAATGAGCTTTTAAAAGCTATGTCACGGGGTTATACACACGAAAAATATCGCCGGATTATTGATACTATTAGAGGATATATGCCAGATGCGTCAATTAGTGCTGATGCGATTGTGGGTTTTCCCGGTGAGACAGAAACACAGTTTGAAAATACTTTGAAATTGGTGGAAGATATCGGTTTTGATTTAGTGAATACTGCGGCTTATTCACCCCGTCCTGGCACACCTGCGGCTTTGTGGGATAATCAACTCAGTGAAGAGGTAAAAAGCGATCGCTTGCAAAGATTGAATCATTTAGTTAATATCAAAGCAGCCGAGCGATCGCAACGTTACTTTGGCCGCATTGAAGAAGTATTAGTAGAAGCTCAAAACACCAAAGACACAAATCAAGTCATGGGAAGAACCGGCGGAAATCGGCTTACGTTCTTTACTGGTGATATTAATGAACTTAAAGGACAAATAGTCAAAGTCAAAATTACCGAAGTTCGGGCTTTTAGTTTAACTGGAGAAGTGGTAGAAGTTCGTCAACCAGTGACAGTTTAA
- a CDS encoding glycosyltransferase, whose product MKVLHVIPSVALVRGGTSQSIIEMVKALRSKDVDAEIITTNDDGRDLLDVPLGKFIDYQQVPIQFFSRFSPSIHAIREFAYSGDFTIWLWQNIRNYDLLHINCIFSYPSTIAMIIARCQKVPYIIIPHGLLCEWSLQQKTLKKKIYLKLIEKANLNHSQSICFTSITEQEEASQLSLTPPSFVIPHGISISPIIPNARENIRKYLNIPADEPIILFLSRLHPKKGLNNLIPALGQLSNYRFTFVIAGSGDPEYETEVKTLITTHGIQKKTHFVGFVKGEIKDLLLQGADVFTLTSYSESFGIAVLESLAAGVPVIVTPGVPLSDIVQQQQLGYVTELNVNAISTTIQNFLNNPQEAQNMGDRSRQFILDNYTWDKIALKIISVYQDITSISPNTVQLRKRKL is encoded by the coding sequence ATGAAAGTTCTTCATGTAATTCCTTCTGTGGCTTTAGTCCGAGGCGGTACTAGTCAGTCAATTATAGAAATGGTAAAAGCTTTAAGAAGCAAAGACGTTGATGCAGAAATTATCACTACTAATGATGATGGTAGAGATTTATTAGATGTACCTTTAGGAAAATTCATAGATTATCAACAAGTTCCCATCCAATTTTTTTCCCGATTTTCTCCTTCTATTCATGCAATTAGAGAGTTTGCTTATTCAGGAGACTTTACTATTTGGTTATGGCAAAATATCCGCAATTATGACTTGTTGCATATTAACTGTATTTTCTCCTATCCTTCTACTATCGCAATGATCATAGCACGTTGCCAAAAAGTTCCATATATTATCATTCCGCACGGACTTCTATGTGAGTGGTCATTACAGCAAAAGACGCTCAAGAAAAAAATATATCTTAAACTTATAGAAAAAGCTAATCTCAATCACAGTCAATCTATTTGCTTTACCAGCATTACGGAACAAGAAGAAGCATCTCAATTAAGTTTAACGCCTCCCAGCTTTGTCATCCCGCACGGTATTTCTATCTCTCCAATAATTCCTAATGCTCGTGAAAATATACGAAAATACCTTAACATTCCGGCTGATGAACCGATTATTTTATTTTTGTCTCGTTTACATCCTAAAAAAGGTTTAAACAACCTCATCCCAGCATTAGGACAATTGTCTAATTATCGGTTTACATTTGTAATAGCAGGTAGTGGTGATCCAGAATATGAAACTGAGGTAAAAACCCTGATAACAACCCATGGTATTCAGAAAAAAACCCATTTTGTCGGATTTGTTAAGGGTGAAATAAAGGATTTATTACTGCAAGGAGCAGATGTATTTACTCTCACTTCTTACTCAGAAAGCTTTGGCATAGCAGTCTTAGAATCTCTCGCTGCTGGTGTTCCCGTCATTGTCACCCCTGGTGTACCTCTAAGTGATATAGTGCAGCAACAACAACTGGGCTATGTTACAGAACTTAATGTTAATGCAATTTCTACTACTATTCAAAATTTCTTAAATAATCCTCAAGAAGCCCAAAATATGGGCGATCGCTCAAGGCAGTTTATATTAGATAATTATACATGGGATAAGATAGCATTGAAAATAATTTCCGTCTATCAAGATATAACTTCAATATCCCCCAATACTGTTCAGTTAAGGAAACGTAAGCTGTAA